From Malaciobacter mytili LMG 24559:
CTACCTGGTGGCTTTGTTGATGTGGGAGAAAAAGTAGAAGAGGCTTTAAAAAGAGAGATGAAAGAAGAGGTAAACTTAGAAGTAAGTATTGAAAAATTATTAGGAGTATATTCAGACCCTAAAAGAGATAAAAGATTTCATTGTGTATCTTGTGTATATATTTGTAAGGCATATGATGACCCAATTGCAGCAGATGACGCTAAAAGCGCACACATTTATAGTTTAAATGAAATCCCTTTTGATAAACTTACATTTGACCATGAAGAGATAATTAAAGATTTTTTAAAAGATGAGGGTTTATAAAAAATGACTAAAAAAGGTTTCTCTATAATAGAAGAACTTCTATTTAATGCAAATGATATTGTATTTATAACAGATATAGAAAACTCAACAATATTCTATGCAAATAAAATGTTTTTAGATAAATTTGAATATTCAAAAGAGGAACTTTTTAAAATTGATATAGAAAAAATAAGAAAACCCTTAGAAAATGAAGCTTTTCCAAAACTTATAAAACAAATAAATAAAACTCAAGAAAGCACAACATATTCTAAATATTTTTCTAAAAGTGGAAAAAAATACTATTTAGAATCAAATAATAAATTACAAATAATTAATAATAAAAAATATGTTATTACTATTGCAAGAGATATTACACAAAAAATAGAAAAAGAAATTGTATTAGAAGATAAAATAAAAGAAAAAATAAAAGAGATTGAAAATCAAAAACTATTTTTGCATACTTTATTGAAAAATAATCCAACTTCAATTTTTTATAAAAATATAGAAGGTAAATATCTTGGTTGCAATAAAGCATGGGAAAAATTAACAGGAATAAATGCAGATGAAATTTTAGGTAAATCTGTATATGATATAGCCCCAAAAGATATTGCACAAATCTATCATTTACAAGATGAAAAAGTATTTAAGCTAGAAGAAAACCCTCAAATTTATCAATCTGAAGTTTTTAATAAAAGTGAAAATAAAAGATTTAATGTTGTTTTTTATAAATCTGCATTTTTTGATTCAAATCATAAGGTAGCTGGTCTTATTGGTGTAGTTATT
This genomic window contains:
- a CDS encoding NUDIX domain-containing protein; this translates as MQSFKHKLKTPFLATDGIIKIYTKEEKLKGIVLIQRKNPPLGFALPGGFVDVGEKVEEALKREMKEEVNLEVSIEKLLGVYSDPKRDKRFHCVSCVYICKAYDDPIAADDAKSAHIYSLNEIPFDKLTFDHEEIIKDFLKDEGL